The following proteins come from a genomic window of Erpetoichthys calabaricus chromosome 18, fErpCal1.3, whole genome shotgun sequence:
- the wnt5a gene encoding protein Wnt-5a isoform X2 has protein sequence MSSLEVFSRQGLIYANLRRSVMALRHFLFIITLLLCLSQFMVEASSWWSLAMNPIQIPEAYIIGAQPLCSQLGGLSQGQKKLCQLYQDHMQYIGEGAKMGIKECQYQFRHRRWNCSTVDNTSVFGRVMQIGSRETAFMYSISAAGVVNAVSRACREGELSTCGCSRTARPKDLPRDWLWGGCGDNLEYGYRFAKEFVDAREREKIFQKGSYESARTAMNLHNNEAGRRTVSELADSSCKCHGVSGSCSLKTCWLQLVDFRKVGDALKEKYDSAAAMKLNTKGKLVQVNNRFNPPTTFDLVYVDQSPDYCVRNESTGSLGTQGRLCNKTSEGMDGCELMCCGRGYDQYKAQVVERCHCKFHWCCYVKCKRCTKIVDQFVCK, from the exons ATg agCTCCCTGGAAGTGTTTTCTCGGCAAGGGCTGATTTATGCAAACCTGAGAAGAAGTGTTATGGCTttgagacattttctttttatcattaccTTACTGTTGTGCCTGTCACAATTCATGGTGGAAGCAAGCTCATGGTG GTCCCTGGCCATGAACCCCATTCAGATCCCAGAGGCATACATTATAGGGGCCCAGCCCTTGTGTAGCCAGCTGGGGGGACTTTCTCAAGGGCAGAAGAAGCTCTGCCAGCTCTATCAAGACCACATGCAGTATATTGGAGAAGGGGCTAAGATGGGAATCAAAGAGTGCCAGTATCAGTTCAGACATCGGAGATGGAACTGCAGTACAGTGGACAACACGTCGGTCTTTGGCAGAGTCATGCAGATAG GTAGCCGTGAAACTGCCTTCATGTACTCCATCAGTGCTGCTGGTGTGGTGAATGCAGTTAGTCGTGCATGCCGGGAAGGTGAGCTCTCAACCTGTGGATGCAGTCGAACAGCCAGACCCAAGGACTTGCCAAGAGACTGGCTGTGGGGTGGCTGTGGTGACAACCTGGAATATGGCTACAGATTTGCCAAGGAATTTGTGGATGCACGGGAGCGAGAGAAGATTTTTCAGAAAGGTTCATATGAAAGTGCCAGGACTGCAATGAATCTGCATAACAATGAAGCAGGCCGGCGG ACTGTCTCTGAACTTGCTGACTCTTCCTGCAAGTGCCATGGAGTGTCTGGTTCCTGTAGTCTGAAGACTTGTTGGTTGCAACTTGTGGATTTTCGCAAGGTTGGTGATGCACTGAAGGAGAAGTATGACAGCGCAGCAGCCATGAAACTCAACACAAAGGGCAAACTGGTGCAGGTGAACAATCGGTTTAACCCACCCACTACCTTTGACCTTGTCTACGTCGACCAGAGCCCAGATTATTGTGTGAGGAATGAGAGCACTGGTTCCCTGGGAACGCAGGGGAGGCTATGTAACAAGACTTCTGAGGGAATGGATGGATGCGAGCTCATGTGCTGTGGCAGGGGTTATGACCAGTACAAAGCGCAGGTGGTCGAGCGCTGCCACTGCAAGTTCCACTGGTGTTGCTATGTCAAATGCAAGAGATGCACAAAAATTGTGGACCAGTTTGTTTGTAAATAG
- the wnt5a gene encoding protein Wnt-5a isoform X1, translating to MSSKSNKQRTLCKHSSRVSSLEVFSRQGLIYANLRRSVMALRHFLFIITLLLCLSQFMVEASSWWSLAMNPIQIPEAYIIGAQPLCSQLGGLSQGQKKLCQLYQDHMQYIGEGAKMGIKECQYQFRHRRWNCSTVDNTSVFGRVMQIGSRETAFMYSISAAGVVNAVSRACREGELSTCGCSRTARPKDLPRDWLWGGCGDNLEYGYRFAKEFVDAREREKIFQKGSYESARTAMNLHNNEAGRRTVSELADSSCKCHGVSGSCSLKTCWLQLVDFRKVGDALKEKYDSAAAMKLNTKGKLVQVNNRFNPPTTFDLVYVDQSPDYCVRNESTGSLGTQGRLCNKTSEGMDGCELMCCGRGYDQYKAQVVERCHCKFHWCCYVKCKRCTKIVDQFVCK from the exons ATGTCGAGTAAATCAAATAAACAACGGACACTTTGTAAACATTCCTCTCGGGTG agCTCCCTGGAAGTGTTTTCTCGGCAAGGGCTGATTTATGCAAACCTGAGAAGAAGTGTTATGGCTttgagacattttctttttatcattaccTTACTGTTGTGCCTGTCACAATTCATGGTGGAAGCAAGCTCATGGTG GTCCCTGGCCATGAACCCCATTCAGATCCCAGAGGCATACATTATAGGGGCCCAGCCCTTGTGTAGCCAGCTGGGGGGACTTTCTCAAGGGCAGAAGAAGCTCTGCCAGCTCTATCAAGACCACATGCAGTATATTGGAGAAGGGGCTAAGATGGGAATCAAAGAGTGCCAGTATCAGTTCAGACATCGGAGATGGAACTGCAGTACAGTGGACAACACGTCGGTCTTTGGCAGAGTCATGCAGATAG GTAGCCGTGAAACTGCCTTCATGTACTCCATCAGTGCTGCTGGTGTGGTGAATGCAGTTAGTCGTGCATGCCGGGAAGGTGAGCTCTCAACCTGTGGATGCAGTCGAACAGCCAGACCCAAGGACTTGCCAAGAGACTGGCTGTGGGGTGGCTGTGGTGACAACCTGGAATATGGCTACAGATTTGCCAAGGAATTTGTGGATGCACGGGAGCGAGAGAAGATTTTTCAGAAAGGTTCATATGAAAGTGCCAGGACTGCAATGAATCTGCATAACAATGAAGCAGGCCGGCGG ACTGTCTCTGAACTTGCTGACTCTTCCTGCAAGTGCCATGGAGTGTCTGGTTCCTGTAGTCTGAAGACTTGTTGGTTGCAACTTGTGGATTTTCGCAAGGTTGGTGATGCACTGAAGGAGAAGTATGACAGCGCAGCAGCCATGAAACTCAACACAAAGGGCAAACTGGTGCAGGTGAACAATCGGTTTAACCCACCCACTACCTTTGACCTTGTCTACGTCGACCAGAGCCCAGATTATTGTGTGAGGAATGAGAGCACTGGTTCCCTGGGAACGCAGGGGAGGCTATGTAACAAGACTTCTGAGGGAATGGATGGATGCGAGCTCATGTGCTGTGGCAGGGGTTATGACCAGTACAAAGCGCAGGTGGTCGAGCGCTGCCACTGCAAGTTCCACTGGTGTTGCTATGTCAAATGCAAGAGATGCACAAAAATTGTGGACCAGTTTGTTTGTAAATAG
- the wnt5a gene encoding protein Wnt-5a isoform X3 translates to MALRHFLFIITLLLCLSQFMVEASSWWSLAMNPIQIPEAYIIGAQPLCSQLGGLSQGQKKLCQLYQDHMQYIGEGAKMGIKECQYQFRHRRWNCSTVDNTSVFGRVMQIGSRETAFMYSISAAGVVNAVSRACREGELSTCGCSRTARPKDLPRDWLWGGCGDNLEYGYRFAKEFVDAREREKIFQKGSYESARTAMNLHNNEAGRRTVSELADSSCKCHGVSGSCSLKTCWLQLVDFRKVGDALKEKYDSAAAMKLNTKGKLVQVNNRFNPPTTFDLVYVDQSPDYCVRNESTGSLGTQGRLCNKTSEGMDGCELMCCGRGYDQYKAQVVERCHCKFHWCCYVKCKRCTKIVDQFVCK, encoded by the exons ATGGCTttgagacattttctttttatcattaccTTACTGTTGTGCCTGTCACAATTCATGGTGGAAGCAAGCTCATGGTG GTCCCTGGCCATGAACCCCATTCAGATCCCAGAGGCATACATTATAGGGGCCCAGCCCTTGTGTAGCCAGCTGGGGGGACTTTCTCAAGGGCAGAAGAAGCTCTGCCAGCTCTATCAAGACCACATGCAGTATATTGGAGAAGGGGCTAAGATGGGAATCAAAGAGTGCCAGTATCAGTTCAGACATCGGAGATGGAACTGCAGTACAGTGGACAACACGTCGGTCTTTGGCAGAGTCATGCAGATAG GTAGCCGTGAAACTGCCTTCATGTACTCCATCAGTGCTGCTGGTGTGGTGAATGCAGTTAGTCGTGCATGCCGGGAAGGTGAGCTCTCAACCTGTGGATGCAGTCGAACAGCCAGACCCAAGGACTTGCCAAGAGACTGGCTGTGGGGTGGCTGTGGTGACAACCTGGAATATGGCTACAGATTTGCCAAGGAATTTGTGGATGCACGGGAGCGAGAGAAGATTTTTCAGAAAGGTTCATATGAAAGTGCCAGGACTGCAATGAATCTGCATAACAATGAAGCAGGCCGGCGG ACTGTCTCTGAACTTGCTGACTCTTCCTGCAAGTGCCATGGAGTGTCTGGTTCCTGTAGTCTGAAGACTTGTTGGTTGCAACTTGTGGATTTTCGCAAGGTTGGTGATGCACTGAAGGAGAAGTATGACAGCGCAGCAGCCATGAAACTCAACACAAAGGGCAAACTGGTGCAGGTGAACAATCGGTTTAACCCACCCACTACCTTTGACCTTGTCTACGTCGACCAGAGCCCAGATTATTGTGTGAGGAATGAGAGCACTGGTTCCCTGGGAACGCAGGGGAGGCTATGTAACAAGACTTCTGAGGGAATGGATGGATGCGAGCTCATGTGCTGTGGCAGGGGTTATGACCAGTACAAAGCGCAGGTGGTCGAGCGCTGCCACTGCAAGTTCCACTGGTGTTGCTATGTCAAATGCAAGAGATGCACAAAAATTGTGGACCAGTTTGTTTGTAAATAG
- the wnt5a gene encoding protein Wnt-5a isoform X4 — protein MNPIQIPEAYIIGAQPLCSQLGGLSQGQKKLCQLYQDHMQYIGEGAKMGIKECQYQFRHRRWNCSTVDNTSVFGRVMQIGSRETAFMYSISAAGVVNAVSRACREGELSTCGCSRTARPKDLPRDWLWGGCGDNLEYGYRFAKEFVDAREREKIFQKGSYESARTAMNLHNNEAGRRTVSELADSSCKCHGVSGSCSLKTCWLQLVDFRKVGDALKEKYDSAAAMKLNTKGKLVQVNNRFNPPTTFDLVYVDQSPDYCVRNESTGSLGTQGRLCNKTSEGMDGCELMCCGRGYDQYKAQVVERCHCKFHWCCYVKCKRCTKIVDQFVCK, from the exons ATGAACCCCATTCAGATCCCAGAGGCATACATTATAGGGGCCCAGCCCTTGTGTAGCCAGCTGGGGGGACTTTCTCAAGGGCAGAAGAAGCTCTGCCAGCTCTATCAAGACCACATGCAGTATATTGGAGAAGGGGCTAAGATGGGAATCAAAGAGTGCCAGTATCAGTTCAGACATCGGAGATGGAACTGCAGTACAGTGGACAACACGTCGGTCTTTGGCAGAGTCATGCAGATAG GTAGCCGTGAAACTGCCTTCATGTACTCCATCAGTGCTGCTGGTGTGGTGAATGCAGTTAGTCGTGCATGCCGGGAAGGTGAGCTCTCAACCTGTGGATGCAGTCGAACAGCCAGACCCAAGGACTTGCCAAGAGACTGGCTGTGGGGTGGCTGTGGTGACAACCTGGAATATGGCTACAGATTTGCCAAGGAATTTGTGGATGCACGGGAGCGAGAGAAGATTTTTCAGAAAGGTTCATATGAAAGTGCCAGGACTGCAATGAATCTGCATAACAATGAAGCAGGCCGGCGG ACTGTCTCTGAACTTGCTGACTCTTCCTGCAAGTGCCATGGAGTGTCTGGTTCCTGTAGTCTGAAGACTTGTTGGTTGCAACTTGTGGATTTTCGCAAGGTTGGTGATGCACTGAAGGAGAAGTATGACAGCGCAGCAGCCATGAAACTCAACACAAAGGGCAAACTGGTGCAGGTGAACAATCGGTTTAACCCACCCACTACCTTTGACCTTGTCTACGTCGACCAGAGCCCAGATTATTGTGTGAGGAATGAGAGCACTGGTTCCCTGGGAACGCAGGGGAGGCTATGTAACAAGACTTCTGAGGGAATGGATGGATGCGAGCTCATGTGCTGTGGCAGGGGTTATGACCAGTACAAAGCGCAGGTGGTCGAGCGCTGCCACTGCAAGTTCCACTGGTGTTGCTATGTCAAATGCAAGAGATGCACAAAAATTGTGGACCAGTTTGTTTGTAAATAG